The sequence below is a genomic window from Micromonospora aurantiaca ATCC 27029.
GACGTGATCCTCACCGACCAGGTGGACGCGCTCACCGCGCTCGCCGACAAGCACCCGGATCTGGACCTGGGACGGGTGGCGGTGCGCGGCTGGTCATTCGGCGGCTGGCTGGCCGGGCTCGCGGTGCTGCGGCACCCGGAGTTGTTCAAGTGCGCGATCGTCGGCGCGCCGGTCACCGACTGGGCGCTGTACGACACCGCGTACAGCGAGCGCTACCTGGGCATGCCGGACGACGGGATGGACGTGTACGCCCACCACTCGCTGGTCGAGCTGGCCGCAGAGCCGCTCGGCGATCCGGCGCAGGCCCGGCCGATGCTGCTGGTGCACGGCCTGGCCGACGACAACGTGCTGGCTGCGCACACGCTGCGGCTGTCCGCGGCGCTGCTGGCGACGGGCCGCCCGCACGCGGTGCTGCCGCTGACCGGCGCGAGCCACCTGGCCGCCGGCGGCGTGTCCGAGCGCCTGCTCCGGCTGGAGCTCGACTTCCTCCGCCGCTACTTGTAAGGAAGGGCCCCCTTTTAACGCCTGCGGTAGAGGAAGGGCCCCTTGTTAACGCCTCGCGTTAACAAGGGGCCCTTCCTTCACCTACGGGCTACTGCTTGACGTACGCGTTGACGAAGTTCGGGTAGCCGAACACGGAGGAGATGAACACCCCGCCCGCCTTGGAGCCGTGCACGTTGTACGCCACGTCCACGTAGAGCGGCACCACAGGAGCGTGCTCCTTCATGATCCGCTCGTCGAGCTTGCCCCACTCCGGGCCCTGCTCGGACGGCGGCAGCGCCAGGATCCGGTCCATCTCGGCGTTGATCGCGTCGTCGTTGAAGTACGACTGGTTGCTGTTGCCCTCGGCCTTGATGGTCCGGCCGTCGTAGAGCACCGGCAGGATCGACGCGCCGCTCGGCCAGTCCGCCGCCCAGTTACCGATGTACAGGTCCCAGGGGTTGTTCTTCTTCTTGACCTCGTCCAGCTTCGCGTCGTCCGGGATGTTCCGGACGGTGATCTTGAAGCCGGCACGCTCCAGGTTGCCCTTGAGCTGGACCGCCTCCGCCTGCTCGGTCGTGTTGTCGGCGACGCCGAGGACCAGCTCGGGCGTCTGGCCGCCGAGCAGTTCCTTGGCCTTCTCCACATTGCCGTTGGCGCCAGCCGGGTACGCGTCGTACGCCTTGTAGCCGATGGTCGACGGCGGCATCAGCGTGGTGATCGGCTGCGCGACGGTCTGGCCGCCGAGCGCCTTGACCAGGCCCTCGCGGTCGATCGCGTAGTTGAGCGCCTGGCGGATCTTCAGGTCCTTGACCCGCTGGGTGTTGATCACGAGCTGGTTGGCGCTCGGGGTCGGGGACAGCAGCGTGCGGGACTTCAGCGCCGGGTCACCGGCGACCTTGGCCACGAGCGAGGCAGGCACCGAGTTGAACGCCAGCGCGCTCTGGTCGGCGCCGTTGTCCGCGATCACCCGGTTGTTGGCGGCGTCGGCGGTCGGCCCGAAGCTCCACACGAACTGGTCCGGGTACTGGTGCCGCACCGGGTCGGTCTTCGCGTCCCAGTTCGGGTTGCGGTCGAGCGTGAGCTGCACTCCGACCTGATTCTTCGCGATCTTGTACGGGCCGGACGAGAACGGCTTCTGGTCCAGGTTGACCCCGGTGTCCTTCTCCGGCTTGAGCGGCGCCGTGGTGGGCAGCGAGACCGCGAACGGCAGGTCGCAGCGCGGCTTGGCGAACTCGAAGCGCAGCGTCTTGTCGTCCGGCGTGGTCAGGCCCGGCGGCAGCGACGTCTTGTTCTTCTTGAAGTCCCACTTGGTGTCGTACTGCGCGGTGTCGGCCAGCCACTCCTGGATGTAGGTGGGGCCGCCGGTGAGGTCCGGGTCGAAGGAGCGGGCGATGCCGTACGCGATCTCCTTCGAGGTGATCGGGCTGCCGTCCTCGAACTTCACCCCGTCCTTGATGGTGAATTCCCAGACCTTGCAGTCGTTGTTGACGTTCTTGCCCGGGGTCTCGGCCAGGTCACCCACGAGGACCAGGCCACCCTTGCCGTCGTCCTTCCAGGTGGTCAGGTAGCGGGCGAAGAGCGGGTTGGCCATCAGACCGGCGAACGAGTACGTCCGCTGCGGGTCCAGGTGGGAGATGGGGGTCTCCCGGATGATGGTGAACGTCCCGCCCTTGGCCGCGCCGTCGATCTCGGCGGCCGGTCCCTGCGAGTCCTTGGGATCGGTCGCGATGACCCCGGTCTGCTGCCGGTTGCCGTCCACCTTGGTGCCTTCGCCCGTGTTCTCCGAGCAGGCACCGAGTGCCACAACCAGTGCGATGGCGCCGCCAGCGGCGGCCGCTGCGCGTGGTCGCATGTCCTACCTCCTCCACCCGTGCGCCGAGCGCATCCGCCGACGTCCCGAGGATCGTAAAGAAGAAAAGCTACGAGTTGGATAACAGTTGTCGATAAATTTCGTCGCGGTTCAGCCGAGCCGTACCCGCGGGTCGATCACCGCGTAGAGCAGGTCCACCACCACGTTCGCCAGCACCACGAAGACCGCCGCGATCAGCACGGTCGCCATGATCGTCGGCAGGTCGCCCGAGCGGACCGCGTCGACAGCGGTACGCCCCATCCCGTTCAGACCGAATGTCGTCTCGGTGATCACCGTGCCGCCCAGCGCCCCGCCCACGTCCAGACCGGCGATCGTCACCACGGGTGTGATCGCGGCTCGCAGCGCGTGCCGGCCGTACACCTTGCGTTTGGCCAGGCCCTTCGCCCGCGCGGTCCGGACGAAGTCCTCCGAGAGCGTCTCCAGCATCTGCGCCCGGGACAGTCGCGCGTAGATCGCGGAGAAGAGGAACGCCAGCGCCACCCACGCCAGCACCAGCCCGCTCGTCCACTTCAACGGATTGTCGAACAACGAGGTGTAGCTCGGCACCGGCAGCAGGCGCAGGTTGTAGACGAAGACGATGAGCAGCACCGCGCCGACGAAGTAGAGCTGCAACGAGGCGCCGGTGAGCGAGAATCCGATCGCCGCCCGGTCCAGCCAGCTGCCCCGGCGCAGCGCCGAGAGCATGCCCAGGCCGACGCCGAGCAGCAGCCACAGGATCGCCGCCGGGATGACGATGCTCAGCGTCACCGGCAGCACCCGGGCGATGGTGTCGGAGACCGCCTCGTTCGACACGTACGACCAGCCGAGGCAGGGGGCGTCGCACCGGCCGCCCTGGGCGCTGCCCAGGTCCCGGCCGGTGAAGATGCCCTTCATGTAGCCGGCGTACTGGCTGATCAGCGGGTCACGCAGGCCCAGCTCCTGGCGGACCCGCTCCAGTCGCTCCGGGTTGCAGTTCTTCGGGCACATGCCGGTGACCGGGTCGCGGGGTAGCGCGAAGAACATCAGGAAGCTGAGCACGCTCACCGCGAACAGCGTGAGCGCGGCGGACAGCAGCCGGCGGATGAGGAATCGCGTCATGGGCCGGCCTCCTACCGGGACGACTTCGGGTCGAGCGCGTCGCGCAGCGCGTCACCGAAGAGGTTGAAGGCGAACACGAGCGCGAAGATGGTGATGCCCGGGAAGAAGACGTACGCCGGGTCGGTCTGCAGGTAGTCGAGGCTGCGGTAGATCATGCGGCCGAAGCTCGGCGTCTCGTCGGTGAGGCCGACGCCGATGAACGACAACGCGGCCTCGCTGGTGATGTACTGCGGCACCGCCAGCGAGAAGGCGACCAGGATCGGCGCCCAGGCGTTCGGCAGCAACTGGCGGAACAGCATGTGCCCGAGGCCCGCGCCGCTGGCCCGCGCCGCCTCCACGAACTCGCGTTCGCGCAGCGCGATGATCTGACCCCGGACCAGCCGGGCCGTACCGGTCCAGCCGAACAGGGCGAAGATCGCGATGAGCACACCGATCTGGAAGTACGCCGGCACGGCCTCGCGCTGTCCGTAGAAGCGCAGCGCGACGGTCGGCATCAGGGCCAGCGCGATGATCAGGAACGGCATGGCCAGGGTCAGGTCGGTGATCCAGTTGATCACCGTGTCCAGCCAGCCGCCCAGGTAACCGGCGAGCGTCCCGAGCGTCACACCGATCACCGCGGTCAGCACGGCCGCCGCGAACGCGATGAACAGCGACGTCCGCAGCCCGTGCACCATCCGGATGAAGATGTCCCGCCCGAGACCGGGTTCCAGGCCGAACCAGTGCTCACCGGTCACGCCGCCGGCGTAGCCCAACGGCATGCCGTAGCCGTCGAGGCGGCTCTGGAACTGCTCCTTCGGCCCTACCCCGTACAGCGCCTCGATGAGCGGCACGGCGAGCGCGACGAGCACGAAGAACGCCAGCAGGCCGCCGCTGATCAGCGCGGTGCGGTCCCGCTTGAGCCGCGCGAGGGCGAGCTGGCCGGGTGACCGGCCGACGAACTCCTTCTTACCGCTCTCGTCGCCCTCGCCGGGCGACTCGATCTCGGCGAGCGCGACGCCCTCGACCGGCGACAGGCTCATTGGGACACCTCCACGGGTTCGCCGGTCGGCACGCCGACCGGTCCGCTCTCCGGGTAGTGGCAGGCGGCGAGCTGCCGGCCGTCGTCCCGGGTGGTCAGCGCCGGCTCCTCGGCGGCGCACCGGTCGGTGGCCTTCCAGCAGCGGGTACGGAACCGGCAGCCCGACGGCGGGTTGAGTGGCGTGGGCACGTCGCCGGTGAGACGGATCCGTCCGGCGGGCCCGAGCGTGGTGACGTCCGGGATCGCCGACAGCAACGCCCGGGTGTAGGGGTGCTGGGGGCGGGTGTAGATGTCGTCGCGGTCGCCGATCTCGACGATCTTGCCGAGGTACATGACGGCGACGCGGTGGCAGAAGTGCCGCACGACGGCGAGGTCGTGGGCGATGAACACGAACGCCAGGTCCAAGTCGCGTTGCAGGCTGCGCAGCAGGTTGATGACCTGCGCCTGAATCGACACGTCCAGGGCGGAGACGGGTTCGTCGGCCACGATCAGCTTCGGCTTCAAAGCCAGGGCGCGGGCGATGCCGATGCGCTGGCGTTGCCCGCCGGAGAACTCGTGCGGATACCTGTTGTAGTGCTCCGGATTCAACCCGACCAGTTCCAGGAGTTCCTGGACCCGTTTCTTGACGCCGCCGGGTGGGGTGATGCGGTTGACCTGCAACGGCATCGCCACGATCCGCCCGACCGTGTGGCGGGGATTCAGCGACGCGTACGGGTCCTGGAAGATGATCTGCAGGTCCTGCCGCAGCCCGCGCAGCTCACCACGTTTCGCGTGGGTGATGTCCCGCCCCGCGAACTCGATCGACCCGGCGGTGGGTTCGAGTAGCCGCACGAGCATCCGCCCGGTCGTGGTCTTCCCACACCCCGACTCCCCCACCAGGCCGAGGGTCTCGCCGGGGCGCACGTCGAAGTCCAGCCCGTCCACGGCCCGCACCGCGCCGGTGGTGCGCAGCCCTTGCCGGACGGGGAAGTGCTTGGTCAGGCCGCGCACGGACAGCAGCGGCTCGGTCTCGGTGCTCATCGGGCCACCCCCACCTGGGCTACCTCGTCGCGGTAGATCCGCTCGCGATCCCCCGCCGACAGATGGCAGGCGACCAGGTGACCCGGCGCTCCGGCCTCCCGCAGCTCGGGCACCTCGGTGCGGGACCGGTCGCCGTTCACGTCGGCCCACCGGCACCGCGGATGAAACGCACACCCCGACGGCAGGTTGATCAGACTGGGCGGGTTACCCGGAATCGGCAACAGGTCCGCGTCCGCGTCACCGTGCAACGACGGCACACTCGACAACAACCCCCACGTGTACGGATGCTGCGGCGCCCGCAACACCCGCTCCACACTCCCGTGCTCCACCGCCCGGCCCGCATACATCACCAACACGTCATCAGCCACCTGACTGACCACACCCAGGTCATGCGTGATCAACACGATCGCCGACCGGAACTCCTCCTGCAAATCACTGAGCAGATCCAGGATCTGCGCCTGCACCGTCACATCCAACGCCGTCGTCGGCTCATCCGCGATCAGCAGATCCGGATCATTCACCAACGCCATCGCGATCATCGCCCGCTGCCGCATCCCACCCGAGAACTCATGCGGATACTGATCGAACCGCCGCGCCGGCTGCGGAATCCCCACCCGGCCCAACATGTCCACCGCCCGCGTCCGCGCCTCCCGCCGACCGGCCCTCGGATGATGCACCCGGTACGCCTCAGCGATCTGCCTACCCACCGAGTAGTACGGATGCAACGCCGACAACGGATCCTGGAAAACCATCGCCATGTCCCGGCCCCGCAGCCGCCGCACCTCCTCCTCACCCAACCCCACCAGCTGACGCCCACCCACCGAGATCTCCCCCGAGATGGTCGTCCGCCTCGCGTTGTGCAAACCCAGGATCGCCAGCGACGTCACGCTCTTACCGGAACCGGACTCCCCCACGATCCCCAGCGTGCGACCCCGCTCCACGGCGAACGACACACCGTCCACGGCCCGCACCACACCGTCCTCGGTGTCGAACCGCACCCGCAGATCCCTGACCTGGAGATAGGGCCCGTCGCCGGAGCGCTGCTCCGGCACCTCCGGGCGGTCCGGCTCCCCGGACGGCACCGCCTCCGACCTGCCCATTGACCGCCTCCCCTTCGGTGATGAAGAGAACCTACAGGAAATCCCCAGAGGCGAAAATAAGCTACATCGAGCGGTCTGTCAGCGGTCCGAGCGTAACGACTCGGTCTCCCGTCCGCACGCCCCTCACCTGGGATATTCACAGCCGCGATTGGGCGTCGCCGCCTCGTCGCCGCACTTGTGGTGCGACGATGGTCCCGGCGACGAAGGGACGATTCCCGTCGGCACGAGGTGGAGGCGACGATGACCGCGGCGGTGTTCGGCCACGACGGCCCGTGGACCGAAGAGGAGTACCTCGCCCTCGGCGAGACGCGGCAACGCGTCGAACTCTTCGACGGGAGCCTGCACGTGACACCGGCACCGACCCCGCGGCACCAACGAATCCAGCGGAACCTCGGCAACCTGCTGGAGGCCGCGGCCCGGCACGTCGGCCTGGAACTGCTGGAGCCGGTGAACGTCCGGCTCCGGCCAGGCCGCATACCGATTCCCGACCTGGTCGTCACCGAGCCGATCGACTTCGACCAGCCGATGATCGAGGCGCGGGACGTGCGGCTCGTGTGTGAGGTCATCTCACCGGGCAACGCGGCAACCGACAAGGTGCTCAAGATGCACTACTACGCCGCCGCGGGGATCGAGTGGTACCTGCTGGTGGAGCAGGAAACCGGCACGCTGCACCTGCACCGGCGGCAGGGTCGGCACTACCGCGAGGTGTCGGTGACCAAGCCCGGTTCCGCGCTGGAGCTGACCGAGCCCGTCCGGGCCACGATCCGGCCGGCGGATCTCGTCCCCTGACGGATGTCGGTGCGCTCGCCTAGGGTCGGGCGCATGAGCGAGCGTCGAGCGACCCATCAGGACAGCGCATGAGCGAGTTCGACGCGGCGACCGCCGCCGTCCAGGCCGCTCTCGACGCGGGCGCCCGCTACGCCGACGCCCGGGTCATGCACCGCCGCTACGAGTCGATGTCGGCCCGCAACGGCGACATCGAGGAGCTGAGCCAGGACGAGAGCATCGGGCTGGGCGTACGCGCGCTCGTCGGATCGGGGTGGGGCTTCCACGCCGTACCCGATCTGTCCGACGCCGCGGCCCGCGACGCCGGCCGGCGCGCCGCGGCGATCGCCACCGCGAGCGCGCGGGTTCCCGGTCCGCCGATCGACCTGGTGCCGGCCGAGGCGGCGGTGGCGAGCTGGGCCTCGGAGTGTGCCGTCGACCCGCTCGGGGTGCCACTGTCGGACAAGGGCGACCTGCTGGTCCGCGCCACGGCGACGATGCGCGAGCACGGCGCCGACCTGGCCGAGGGGCTCTACCAGATCTGGGACACCTCGAAGTGGTTCGTCTCCAGCGAGGGCCACCGGATCGACCAGCACATCCGGGAGTGCGGCGGCGGCATCTCGGCCACCTCGATCGGTGACGGCGAGACCCAGCGGCGGTCCTACCCGAGCTACCGCGGGCAGTACGGCACCACCGGCTGGGAGCTGGTCACCTCGCTCGACCTGGCCGCGCACGCCGCGCGGATCGCCGAGGAGTCCCGCGAGCTGCTCACCGCGCCGCTCTGCCCGGCCGGCGAGACCGATCTGATCCTCGGCGGTGAGCAGCTCGCGTTGCAGATCCACGAGTCGGTCGGGCACGCCATCGAGCTGGACCGCATCCTCGGCTGGGAGGCGGCGTTCGCCGGCACGTCCTGGCTCGACCTGGCCCGCCTCGGCTCGCTGCACTACGGCTCCGAGCTGATGAACGTGACCATCGACCCGACCATCCCTGGCGCGCTGGGCAGCTTCGGCTACGACGACGAGGGCTCCCCGGCGGTCGCCCGGGACGCGGTCCGCGAGGGGCGGTGGGTCGGGGTGCTCGCCGGCCGGGACTCGGCCGCCGTCGCGGGCCTTGACTACGGCGGCAGCGTACGGGCCGACGGCTGGGCCCGGCTGCCGATGGTGCGGATGACGAACGTGGGCCTGGAACCCGGCCCGCACACGCTCGACGAGATCATCGCGGCCACCGACGACGGGGTGCTGATGGACATCAACCGGTCCTGGTCGATCGACGACAAGCGGCTCAACTTCCAGTTCGGCTGCGAGGTCGGCTGGGAGGTGAAGAAGGGCCGCCGGGGGCGGATGCTGCGCAACCCCACCTACACCGGCATCGGGCCGGTCTTCTGGCGCTCGATGGACATGCTCTCCTCGGAGACGGTCGCCTGGGGCACGCCCAACTGCGGGAAGGGGCAGCCCGGCCAGGTCGGGCACACCGGCCACCCGGCCGCGCCGGCCCGGTTCCGCGGCGTCCGGGTGGGGGTGCGGGCATGAGCGAGCGCGGCATGAACGCCGAGCTGGAGATCGCCGCCGGGGTGGTGGACCTGGTCCGGCACACGGCCGGTCCGGCCGCCGAGGCCGAGGTGCTGGTGACCCGCTCCGACCTGGCGCTGACCCGGTTCGCCAACTCGTTCGTCCACCAGAACGTGTCCGAGACCGGTGTCGCCGTACACCTGCGGTTGCACGTGGACGGGCGGACCGCTACCGGCAGCGGCAGCCGGGGCGACGCCGACGGGCTGGCCGCCCTGGTCGAGCGGACCCGGGCCGCGGCCCGGCTCGCGCCGCCCGACCCGGCCTGGCCGGGACTCACCGCCCCGACGCCTGTGCCGTCCGGCCCGGCCGTCGACGAGGACACCGCGTTCGCCTCGCCCGACGAGCGGGCCGAGCGGGTACGCGCGTTCGTGGACGCGGTCGAAGGGCTGGAGGCGGCCGGCTACTGCCGGACCTCGTACCGGTCGGGGGCGTTCGCCAACTCGGCCGGGCACACGGCTGTGGGCCGGGCGGCCGAGGCGGCGATGGACGGCATCGCCCGCGCCGGCGGCGCCGACGGGGTGGCCCGGCTCTGCGCCGACCGGCTGGCCGATCTCGACGGCGCGGCGCTCGGCGCCCGCGCGGCGGCCAAGGCGCGCGCCGCTGCGGACCCGGTCGAGCTGCCGCCCGGGCACTACGAGGTGGTGCTCGAACCGGCTGCCGTCGCCGACCTGCTCCAGAACCTGGCCTGGTACGGCTTCAACGGCAAGCGCTACGCCGAACGGCAGTCCTTCGCCGAGCCGGGCACCGCCCAGTTCGACCCGGCGGTGACGGTGGTGGACGACCCGCTGCACGCCGGCACGCTGCCGTTCGACCTGGAGGGCACGCCCCGGCAGGCGTTGCCGCTGGTCGAGGGCGGCACCACAGGAGCGGTGGCGTACGACAGGCGCGGCGGCGCCGAGGCGGGCGCCGGGTCCACCGGGCACGGCATGCCGGGTAGCGCGACGTTCGGCCCGATCCCGCACAACGTCCGCCTGCTGACGGGCACGGCGGGCGTGGCAGGCGCGGCCGTCGCCGCCGGACCGGTGAGCGCGGGCGTGACCGGGGCGGTGGGCGACCCGGACACCGCCGCGCTGGTGGCCGGGATGCGGCGCGGGCTGCTGGTCAGCGACTTCTGGTACACCCGCGTGCTGGACCCGAAGCAGCTCGTGGTCACCGGGTTGACCCGCAACGGGGTGTGGCTGGTCGAGGACGGCGTGCCGACCCGGGCGGTGCGCGACTTCCGGTTCACCGAGTCGTACCCCCGGGCGCTGGGGCCGGGCCGGGTTCTCGGCCTGGGCCGGACGGCGGTCCGCCAGCCTGCCCGCGTCGACGGCTCCTGGTACGAGACACCGGCGCTGCGGCTGTCCTCGTGGCACTTCACCGGCGGCGCGTCCGGGTGACCCGGCGCGCCGCCGGGCGCACCACGCCACCGGTCGGCGCACCGTTCGGCCGACCCGCCACATTGATCATGAACTGACTCTTTCCAAGCTGCGGGACACACGGGACACTGCGTTGCGCGGCCGGGCCGTGAAGATCGGCGTAACGTGTGTCACTTAGCCGCACCGGTTCGCCGGTGTGGCCTCGCGCGTGCGCAGGACGTGACAGTGACGTCAGGGAGATGACTCAGATGACAACTACGTCGGCCAGGACGCCGAGACCGCAGCCGCGGGGAGGGCGGGCACGCGCCGCCATCGCGGCGAAGACGTTGCGGACCGACAGATGGTGGATCGCCCCGCTGATCACGGTGGTGGGGCTCAGCGCGTGGGTCATCTACGCGACGGTCCGGGTCTTCATGCACAAGTGGTACTGGGTGGAGCAGTACCACTACCTGACGCCGTTCTACTCCCCCTGCGTCACCGACCGCTGTGTCGAGGGCTCCTCGCACTTCGGCCAGTTCCTGCCCGGCTGGTGGATCATCCCGGACGCGGCGCTCACCCTGCCGTTCCTGCTGCTGTTCCGGCTGACCTGCTACTACTACCGCAAGGCGTACTACCGGTCGTTCTGGCTGTCGCCGCCGGCCTGCGCGGTGCCGGACGGGCACCAGTCGTACAGCGGCGAGACGCGGTTCCCGCTGCTCGGGCAGAACCTGCACCGTTACTTCTTCTACGCCGCCGCGATCATCTCGCTGATCAACACCTGGGACGCGATCCTGGCCTTCCACTCCCCCGAGGGCTTCGGCTTCGGCCTGGGCAACATCATCCTGATCGGCAACGTGGTGATGCTGTGGGCGTACACGATCTCCTGCCACTCCTGCCGGCACATCATCGGCG
It includes:
- a CDS encoding ABC transporter substrate-binding protein; amino-acid sequence: MRPRAAAAAGGAIALVVALGACSENTGEGTKVDGNRQQTGVIATDPKDSQGPAAEIDGAAKGGTFTIIRETPISHLDPQRTYSFAGLMANPLFARYLTTWKDDGKGGLVLVGDLAETPGKNVNNDCKVWEFTIKDGVKFEDGSPITSKEIAYGIARSFDPDLTGGPTYIQEWLADTAQYDTKWDFKKNKTSLPPGLTTPDDKTLRFEFAKPRCDLPFAVSLPTTAPLKPEKDTGVNLDQKPFSSGPYKIAKNQVGVQLTLDRNPNWDAKTDPVRHQYPDQFVWSFGPTADAANNRVIADNGADQSALAFNSVPASLVAKVAGDPALKSRTLLSPTPSANQLVINTQRVKDLKIRQALNYAIDREGLVKALGGQTVAQPITTLMPPSTIGYKAYDAYPAGANGNVEKAKELLGGQTPELVLGVADNTTEQAEAVQLKGNLERAGFKITVRNIPDDAKLDEVKKKNNPWDLYIGNWAADWPSGASILPVLYDGRTIKAEGNSNQSYFNDDAINAEMDRILALPPSEQGPEWGKLDERIMKEHAPVVPLYVDVAYNVHGSKAGGVFISSVFGYPNFVNAYVKQ
- a CDS encoding ABC transporter permease, producing MTRFLIRRLLSAALTLFAVSVLSFLMFFALPRDPVTGMCPKNCNPERLERVRQELGLRDPLISQYAGYMKGIFTGRDLGSAQGGRCDAPCLGWSYVSNEAVSDTIARVLPVTLSIVIPAAILWLLLGVGLGMLSALRRGSWLDRAAIGFSLTGASLQLYFVGAVLLIVFVYNLRLLPVPSYTSLFDNPLKWTSGLVLAWVALAFLFSAIYARLSRAQMLETLSEDFVRTARAKGLAKRKVYGRHALRAAITPVVTIAGLDVGGALGGTVITETTFGLNGMGRTAVDAVRSGDLPTIMATVLIAAVFVVLANVVVDLLYAVIDPRVRLG
- a CDS encoding ABC transporter permease, producing the protein MSLSPVEGVALAEIESPGEGDESGKKEFVGRSPGQLALARLKRDRTALISGGLLAFFVLVALAVPLIEALYGVGPKEQFQSRLDGYGMPLGYAGGVTGEHWFGLEPGLGRDIFIRMVHGLRTSLFIAFAAAVLTAVIGVTLGTLAGYLGGWLDTVINWITDLTLAMPFLIIALALMPTVALRFYGQREAVPAYFQIGVLIAIFALFGWTGTARLVRGQIIALREREFVEAARASGAGLGHMLFRQLLPNAWAPILVAFSLAVPQYITSEAALSFIGVGLTDETPSFGRMIYRSLDYLQTDPAYVFFPGITIFALVFAFNLFGDALRDALDPKSSR
- a CDS encoding ABC transporter ATP-binding protein yields the protein MSTETEPLLSVRGLTKHFPVRQGLRTTGAVRAVDGLDFDVRPGETLGLVGESGCGKTTTGRMLVRLLEPTAGSIEFAGRDITHAKRGELRGLRQDLQIIFQDPYASLNPRHTVGRIVAMPLQVNRITPPGGVKKRVQELLELVGLNPEHYNRYPHEFSGGQRQRIGIARALALKPKLIVADEPVSALDVSIQAQVINLLRSLQRDLDLAFVFIAHDLAVVRHFCHRVAVMYLGKIVEIGDRDDIYTRPQHPYTRALLSAIPDVTTLGPAGRIRLTGDVPTPLNPPSGCRFRTRCWKATDRCAAEEPALTTRDDGRQLAACHYPESGPVGVPTGEPVEVSQ
- a CDS encoding ABC transporter ATP-binding protein, with protein sequence MGRSEAVPSGEPDRPEVPEQRSGDGPYLQVRDLRVRFDTEDGVVRAVDGVSFAVERGRTLGIVGESGSGKSVTSLAILGLHNARRTTISGEISVGGRQLVGLGEEEVRRLRGRDMAMVFQDPLSALHPYYSVGRQIAEAYRVHHPRAGRREARTRAVDMLGRVGIPQPARRFDQYPHEFSGGMRQRAMIAMALVNDPDLLIADEPTTALDVTVQAQILDLLSDLQEEFRSAIVLITHDLGVVSQVADDVLVMYAGRAVEHGSVERVLRAPQHPYTWGLLSSVPSLHGDADADLLPIPGNPPSLINLPSGCAFHPRCRWADVNGDRSRTEVPELREAGAPGHLVACHLSAGDRERIYRDEVAQVGVAR
- a CDS encoding Uma2 family endonuclease, with the protein product MTAAVFGHDGPWTEEEYLALGETRQRVELFDGSLHVTPAPTPRHQRIQRNLGNLLEAAARHVGLELLEPVNVRLRPGRIPIPDLVVTEPIDFDQPMIEARDVRLVCEVISPGNAATDKVLKMHYYAAAGIEWYLLVEQETGTLHLHRRQGRHYREVSVTKPGSALELTEPVRATIRPADLVP
- a CDS encoding TldD/PmbA family protein, which produces MSEFDAATAAVQAALDAGARYADARVMHRRYESMSARNGDIEELSQDESIGLGVRALVGSGWGFHAVPDLSDAAARDAGRRAAAIATASARVPGPPIDLVPAEAAVASWASECAVDPLGVPLSDKGDLLVRATATMREHGADLAEGLYQIWDTSKWFVSSEGHRIDQHIRECGGGISATSIGDGETQRRSYPSYRGQYGTTGWELVTSLDLAAHAARIAEESRELLTAPLCPAGETDLILGGEQLALQIHESVGHAIELDRILGWEAAFAGTSWLDLARLGSLHYGSELMNVTIDPTIPGALGSFGYDDEGSPAVARDAVREGRWVGVLAGRDSAAVAGLDYGGSVRADGWARLPMVRMTNVGLEPGPHTLDEIIAATDDGVLMDINRSWSIDDKRLNFQFGCEVGWEVKKGRRGRMLRNPTYTGIGPVFWRSMDMLSSETVAWGTPNCGKGQPGQVGHTGHPAAPARFRGVRVGVRA
- a CDS encoding TldD/PmbA family protein — its product is MSERGMNAELEIAAGVVDLVRHTAGPAAEAEVLVTRSDLALTRFANSFVHQNVSETGVAVHLRLHVDGRTATGSGSRGDADGLAALVERTRAAARLAPPDPAWPGLTAPTPVPSGPAVDEDTAFASPDERAERVRAFVDAVEGLEAAGYCRTSYRSGAFANSAGHTAVGRAAEAAMDGIARAGGADGVARLCADRLADLDGAALGARAAAKARAAADPVELPPGHYEVVLEPAAVADLLQNLAWYGFNGKRYAERQSFAEPGTAQFDPAVTVVDDPLHAGTLPFDLEGTPRQALPLVEGGTTGAVAYDRRGGAEAGAGSTGHGMPGSATFGPIPHNVRLLTGTAGVAGAAVAAGPVSAGVTGAVGDPDTAALVAGMRRGLLVSDFWYTRVLDPKQLVVTGLTRNGVWLVEDGVPTRAVRDFRFTESYPRALGPGRVLGLGRTAVRQPARVDGSWYETPALRLSSWHFTGGASG